One part of the Paenibacillus silvisoli genome encodes these proteins:
- the coxB gene encoding cytochrome c oxidase subunit II, which translates to MMNRWHVLKRLMPLLAGMVLLLSACGRADLSTLRPQGPVAEEQFGLMKLTIMIMVVVVVIVFAIAVYVIIRFRRRPGDKSIPVQVEGNHKLEIIWTVIPIILLIILGVPTVKSVFGLAKDYTKDPAAVQVKVTAHQYWWEFEYPNLGVKTAQELMIPNDAVISIEAKTADVLHSFWIPSLAGKTDTNPGGNVNIMYFEAPKTGVYLGKCAELCGPSHSLMDFKVKVVDRASFDRWVAAMKNPVALPADAEVADLLNKQCLSCHAIGGNGGPAFPNLTGIGSRQSVAGILVNTDQPQYKNEGSVKDNLIKWIEDPQAVKPGTLMPKVDLTKEQVEAISDYLAGLKLDY; encoded by the coding sequence ATGATGAATCGGTGGCACGTTCTAAAACGGCTTATGCCGCTTCTAGCCGGAATGGTGTTGCTGCTGTCAGCTTGCGGACGAGCTGACTTGTCGACGCTTAGACCGCAAGGGCCGGTTGCCGAAGAACAGTTCGGACTAATGAAATTAACGATCATGATCATGGTCGTGGTTGTTGTAATCGTTTTTGCGATTGCAGTTTACGTAATTATTCGCTTTCGCCGCCGTCCTGGCGACAAATCGATCCCTGTACAAGTGGAAGGGAATCACAAGCTGGAGATTATTTGGACGGTCATTCCAATTATCCTGCTCATTATCCTTGGCGTACCAACGGTTAAATCCGTATTCGGTCTAGCGAAGGACTACACGAAAGATCCGGCTGCAGTTCAAGTTAAAGTTACGGCTCACCAATACTGGTGGGAATTCGAATATCCGAACCTTGGCGTGAAAACGGCGCAAGAGCTGATGATCCCGAACGATGCGGTTATTTCCATCGAAGCGAAAACAGCCGACGTGCTTCACTCCTTCTGGATTCCATCCCTTGCCGGCAAAACGGATACGAACCCGGGCGGCAACGTGAACATTATGTACTTCGAAGCACCGAAAACCGGCGTTTACCTCGGTAAGTGCGCCGAGCTTTGCGGACCTTCCCACTCTTTGATGGACTTCAAAGTTAAGGTCGTTGACCGCGCTTCGTTCGACCGCTGGGTAGCGGCGATGAAGAACCCGGTTGCGCTTCCTGCGGATGCGGAAGTTGCGGACCTGCTGAACAAGCAATGCTTGTCCTGCCACGCGATCGGCGGTAACGGCGGACCTGCGTTCCCGAACCTGACGGGCATCGGAAGCCGTCAATCGGTTGCCGGCATCCTGGTCAATACGGATCAGCCGCAGTACAAGAACGAAGGCTCGGTTAAAGACAACCTGATCAAGTGGATCGAAGATCCGCAAGCGGTAAAGCCGGGCACGCTGATGCCGAAGGTTGACCTTACGAAAGAACAAGTCGAAGCCATTTCGGATTAC